One genomic segment of Thunnus albacares chromosome 18, fThuAlb1.1, whole genome shotgun sequence includes these proteins:
- the olfm1b gene encoding olfactomedin 1b isoform X2, which produces MQPANKLLTLILLIFMGTELTQVLPANPDDAWQVYSSAQDSEGRCVCTVVAPQQSMCSRDARTKQLRQLLEKVQNMTQSIQVLDQRTQRDLQYVEKMEVQLRGLESKFRQVEENHKQNIAKQYKAIKAKMEELRPLIPVLEEYKADAKLVLQFKEEVQNLTSVLSELQEEMGAYDYEELHNRVSNLEERLRACMQKLACGKLTGISDPITIKTSGSRFGSWMTDPLAPEGDTRVWYMDGYHNNRFVREYKSMQDFMTSDNFTSHRLPHPWSGTGQVVYNGSIYFNKFQSHVIIKFDFRTSSISKSRQLDYAGFNNAYHYAWGGHSDIDLMVDEGGLWAVYATNQNAGNIVISKLNPNTLQIIKSWTTNHPKRSAGESFMICGTLYVTNGYSGGTKVYYAYSTNSSTYEYIDIAFQNKYSHISMLDYNPRDRALYAWNNGHQVLYNVTLFHVIRSEEL; this is translated from the exons GTGTTGCCGGCAAACCCAGACGATGCGTGGCAGGTGTACAGTTCAGCCCAGGATAGTGAGGGAAGGTGTGTCTGCACCGTGGTGGCACCCCAGCAGTCCATGTGCTCAAGGGATGCCCGCACCAAACAACTGAGGCAGCTGTTAGAGAAG GTCCAGAACATGACCCAGTCCATCCAGGTGCTGGACCAGCGGACCCAGAGGGACCTGCAGTACGTGGAGAAGATGGAGGTCCAGCTCCGCGGTCTGGAGTCCAAGTTCAGGCAGGTGGAGGAGAACCACAAGCAGAACATCGCCAAGCAATACAAG GCCATAAAAGCGAAAATGGAGGAGCTTAGACCGTTGATACCAGTGTTGGAGGAGTACAAAGCCGATGCCAAATTGGTATTGCAGTTTAAGGAGGAGGTCCAGAATCTGACGTCAGTTCTAAGCGAACTTCAGGAGGAGATGGGGGCCTATGACTACGAGGAGCTCCACAACAGAGTGTCAAATCTTGAGGAGAGACTCCGAGCATGCATGCAAAAATTAG CATGCGGCAAACTGACGGGCATCAGTGATCCCATCACCATCAAGACATCCGGATCCAGGTTTGGCTCCTGGATGACTGACCCTCTGGCACCTGAAGGAGATACACGG GTCTGGTACATGGATGGTTACCACAACAACCGCTTCGTGAGGGAGTACAAGTCGATGCAGGACTTCATGACGTCAGACAACTTTACGTCCCACCGGCTGCCCCATCCATGGTCAGGGACAGGTCAGGTGGTCTACAACGGCTCCATCTACTTCAACAAATTCCAGAGCCACGTCATCATCAAGTTCGACTTCCGTACCTCCTCCATTAGCAAGTCCCGGCAGCTCGACTATGCCGGCTTCAATAACGCGTATCACTACGCCTGGGGCGGCCATTCCGACATTGACCTGATGGTGGACGAAGGAGGCCTGTGGGCTGTCTACGCCACCAACCAGAATGCAGGCAATATTGTCATCAGCAAGCTGAACCCCAACACACTGCAGATCATCAAGAGCTGGACCACCAACCACCCCAAAAGGAGTGCCGGCGAGTCTTTTATGATCTGCGGCACGCTCTATGTCACCAACGGATATTCAGGAGGCACCAAGGTCTACTACGCCTACTCCACCAACTCCTCTACGTACGAGTACATCGACATTGCCTTCCAGAATAAGTACTCGCATATCTCCATGCTGGACTACAACCCGCGTGACCGTGCCCTCTATGCCTGGAATAATGGCCACCAGGTCCTCTACAATGTCACGCTGTTCCATGTGATCCGTTCAGAAGAACTGTAA
- the olfm1b gene encoding olfactomedin 1b isoform X1 — translation MSVPLLKIGVVLSTMAMITNWMSQTLPSLVGLNTTKLTAAQGGYPDRSTGVLPANPDDAWQVYSSAQDSEGRCVCTVVAPQQSMCSRDARTKQLRQLLEKVQNMTQSIQVLDQRTQRDLQYVEKMEVQLRGLESKFRQVEENHKQNIAKQYKAIKAKMEELRPLIPVLEEYKADAKLVLQFKEEVQNLTSVLSELQEEMGAYDYEELHNRVSNLEERLRACMQKLACGKLTGISDPITIKTSGSRFGSWMTDPLAPEGDTRVWYMDGYHNNRFVREYKSMQDFMTSDNFTSHRLPHPWSGTGQVVYNGSIYFNKFQSHVIIKFDFRTSSISKSRQLDYAGFNNAYHYAWGGHSDIDLMVDEGGLWAVYATNQNAGNIVISKLNPNTLQIIKSWTTNHPKRSAGESFMICGTLYVTNGYSGGTKVYYAYSTNSSTYEYIDIAFQNKYSHISMLDYNPRDRALYAWNNGHQVLYNVTLFHVIRSEEL, via the exons ATGTCGGTGCCTTTGCTGAAGATCGGCGTCGTGCTCAGCACCATGGCGATGATTACCAACTGGATGTCGCAGACCCTCCCCTCTCTGGTGGGGCTCAATACCACCAAGCTCACGGCGGCACAGGGAGGGTACCCAGATCGGAGCACAGGA GTGTTGCCGGCAAACCCAGACGATGCGTGGCAGGTGTACAGTTCAGCCCAGGATAGTGAGGGAAGGTGTGTCTGCACCGTGGTGGCACCCCAGCAGTCCATGTGCTCAAGGGATGCCCGCACCAAACAACTGAGGCAGCTGTTAGAGAAG GTCCAGAACATGACCCAGTCCATCCAGGTGCTGGACCAGCGGACCCAGAGGGACCTGCAGTACGTGGAGAAGATGGAGGTCCAGCTCCGCGGTCTGGAGTCCAAGTTCAGGCAGGTGGAGGAGAACCACAAGCAGAACATCGCCAAGCAATACAAG GCCATAAAAGCGAAAATGGAGGAGCTTAGACCGTTGATACCAGTGTTGGAGGAGTACAAAGCCGATGCCAAATTGGTATTGCAGTTTAAGGAGGAGGTCCAGAATCTGACGTCAGTTCTAAGCGAACTTCAGGAGGAGATGGGGGCCTATGACTACGAGGAGCTCCACAACAGAGTGTCAAATCTTGAGGAGAGACTCCGAGCATGCATGCAAAAATTAG CATGCGGCAAACTGACGGGCATCAGTGATCCCATCACCATCAAGACATCCGGATCCAGGTTTGGCTCCTGGATGACTGACCCTCTGGCACCTGAAGGAGATACACGG GTCTGGTACATGGATGGTTACCACAACAACCGCTTCGTGAGGGAGTACAAGTCGATGCAGGACTTCATGACGTCAGACAACTTTACGTCCCACCGGCTGCCCCATCCATGGTCAGGGACAGGTCAGGTGGTCTACAACGGCTCCATCTACTTCAACAAATTCCAGAGCCACGTCATCATCAAGTTCGACTTCCGTACCTCCTCCATTAGCAAGTCCCGGCAGCTCGACTATGCCGGCTTCAATAACGCGTATCACTACGCCTGGGGCGGCCATTCCGACATTGACCTGATGGTGGACGAAGGAGGCCTGTGGGCTGTCTACGCCACCAACCAGAATGCAGGCAATATTGTCATCAGCAAGCTGAACCCCAACACACTGCAGATCATCAAGAGCTGGACCACCAACCACCCCAAAAGGAGTGCCGGCGAGTCTTTTATGATCTGCGGCACGCTCTATGTCACCAACGGATATTCAGGAGGCACCAAGGTCTACTACGCCTACTCCACCAACTCCTCTACGTACGAGTACATCGACATTGCCTTCCAGAATAAGTACTCGCATATCTCCATGCTGGACTACAACCCGCGTGACCGTGCCCTCTATGCCTGGAATAATGGCCACCAGGTCCTCTACAATGTCACGCTGTTCCATGTGATCCGTTCAGAAGAACTGTAA